A window of the Microbacterium sp. LWH13-1.2 genome harbors these coding sequences:
- a CDS encoding MetQ/NlpA family ABC transporter substrate-binding protein, whose product MSITASRRTTSVIAALAAVPLFVALAGCATASSDAGAGGGDSENETVKIGVVGKGDAQWAPFVEAAADEGITVELVDFGSYEQPNPALTEGEIDLNQFQHIVYLAEYNSASGSDLTPIGSTAIYPLGLYSKKYDDVDSIPEGETVAVPDDASNQARALLVLQSAGLIELKSGGTIFSDLADVDTDKSKVKVTALEAALIPTSLPDVAAAIINNDFVEDSGLTFDDAIAQDDPEDPNALPYVNIFASRAEDADNETYLKLVEIFQTNEDVQAGLIESSGNTAVPLQTPVEDLVASLKKVQEDTEAKK is encoded by the coding sequence ATGTCCATCACAGCATCCCGTCGGACCACATCCGTCATCGCCGCGCTCGCCGCGGTCCCGCTCTTCGTCGCACTCGCAGGCTGCGCCACCGCATCATCCGACGCCGGCGCAGGCGGCGGTGACTCCGAGAACGAGACCGTCAAGATCGGGGTCGTCGGCAAGGGAGACGCGCAGTGGGCTCCTTTCGTCGAGGCAGCCGCTGACGAGGGCATCACGGTCGAGCTCGTCGACTTCGGCTCCTACGAGCAGCCGAACCCCGCACTCACCGAGGGCGAGATCGACCTCAACCAGTTCCAGCACATCGTGTACCTGGCCGAGTACAACAGCGCCTCGGGCTCCGACCTAACGCCGATCGGCTCGACCGCGATCTACCCGCTGGGTCTGTACTCCAAGAAGTACGACGACGTCGACAGCATCCCCGAGGGCGAGACCGTCGCCGTCCCGGATGATGCCTCGAACCAGGCGCGCGCACTCCTCGTGCTGCAGTCGGCCGGTCTCATCGAGCTCAAGAGCGGCGGAACGATCTTCTCCGACCTCGCCGATGTCGACACCGACAAGTCCAAGGTGAAGGTCACCGCCCTCGAGGCCGCCCTGATCCCGACGTCGCTGCCGGATGTCGCCGCGGCGATCATCAACAACGACTTCGTCGAGGATTCCGGTCTCACCTTCGACGACGCGATCGCACAGGACGACCCGGAGGACCCGAACGCGCTGCCGTACGTGAACATCTTCGCGTCGCGCGCCGAGGACGCCGACAACGAGACGTACCTCAAGCTCGTCGAGATCTTCCAGACGAACGAGGACGTGCAGGCCGGTCTGATCGAGTCGTCGGGTAACACCGCGGTTCCGCTGCAGACTCCGGTCGAGGACCTCGTCGCCTCGCTGAAGAAGGTCCAGGAGGACACCGAGGCCAAGAAGTAG
- a CDS encoding Na+/H+ antiporter: MEGLEVTVLIGLTILVGTLLAPRVRLALPLVLVIMGLLLGFVPQLREIQLPPETVLLLFLPVMLFWESLTTSLRSIRRDFRYILPMSTLLVVASAFAVAGIGLLFGMPWETALILGAAVAPPDATAVAALGRLLPTRMFMKLKAESLTNDGTALVLYAIAISLALGGNVTPLSVTMSVLTSYIGGIAAGVVVAALGYLLLRRTSSTIVINVTLLLIPFSAFLLAEIVHASGVLAVVVAGLIVAYVSPRVTTASSRRQVAAAWPFGVFLLNGALFVLIGLEVQFVAHEISAAAIGRLVLITLAVWMTLLVVRYLFQVMNAPFQRRNPARPSRGARARSMAVSTVAGMRGAVSLAIALSVPAASATEGEIAGRDEIVFVTAGVILLSLLVQGPLLPAIVRWARFPVDHAEDEEYELAERTISGAALAALDDLAVEHGVGQEIRDKVRAEGYQMLEFSNARALAREQAIVDAEAQALDVLLDEPDPLGRGSISEAGDAGADAAPTTVRMPDATRIADDEDGSEGEVRTLQMLATSVDVDVMQRSPLLRHEEHTRLKLALLDRKREVLLGLRREGTVDDLVVRRISARLDLEQVRLQGIEEYD, from the coding sequence ATGGAAGGACTCGAGGTCACCGTCCTGATCGGACTCACGATCCTCGTCGGGACGCTGCTCGCGCCCAGAGTGAGGCTGGCGCTGCCCCTGGTGCTCGTCATCATGGGCCTGCTGCTCGGCTTCGTGCCGCAGCTGCGTGAGATCCAGCTCCCGCCCGAGACCGTGCTGCTGCTCTTCCTCCCGGTGATGCTGTTCTGGGAGAGCCTGACGACGTCGCTGCGGTCGATCCGCCGCGACTTCCGTTACATCCTGCCGATGAGCACGCTGCTCGTCGTGGCATCCGCCTTCGCCGTCGCCGGCATCGGGCTGCTGTTCGGGATGCCGTGGGAGACCGCCCTCATTCTCGGCGCTGCCGTCGCCCCGCCGGACGCCACGGCCGTCGCCGCCCTCGGACGCCTGCTGCCGACGCGCATGTTCATGAAGCTCAAGGCGGAGAGCCTGACGAACGACGGCACCGCCCTGGTGCTCTACGCGATCGCCATCTCGCTGGCCCTCGGCGGAAACGTGACGCCGCTGTCGGTGACCATGTCGGTGCTCACCTCGTACATCGGAGGCATCGCCGCCGGTGTCGTGGTCGCCGCCCTCGGATACCTGCTGCTGCGTCGCACCTCCTCGACGATCGTCATCAACGTCACACTTCTGCTGATCCCGTTCTCGGCGTTCCTGCTGGCCGAGATCGTGCACGCCTCCGGCGTCCTCGCCGTCGTGGTCGCCGGCCTGATAGTCGCCTATGTGTCGCCTCGGGTGACGACCGCCTCTTCTCGACGTCAGGTCGCGGCGGCCTGGCCCTTCGGGGTCTTCCTGCTCAACGGCGCGCTCTTCGTCCTGATCGGGCTCGAGGTGCAGTTCGTCGCGCACGAGATCTCGGCAGCGGCGATCGGCCGTCTGGTGCTGATCACGCTCGCCGTGTGGATGACACTGCTCGTCGTGCGCTACCTCTTCCAGGTGATGAACGCCCCGTTCCAGCGACGCAACCCCGCGCGCCCGTCGCGCGGTGCGCGGGCGCGTTCGATGGCGGTGTCGACCGTCGCAGGCATGCGAGGTGCGGTCTCGCTCGCTATCGCGCTGTCCGTGCCTGCCGCCAGTGCGACCGAAGGCGAGATCGCGGGGCGTGACGAGATCGTCTTCGTCACCGCCGGGGTGATCCTGCTGAGCCTGCTCGTGCAGGGGCCGCTCCTTCCGGCCATCGTGCGCTGGGCCCGATTCCCGGTCGACCACGCCGAAGACGAGGAGTACGAGCTGGCCGAGCGCACCATCTCGGGCGCGGCACTCGCAGCCCTCGATGACCTCGCGGTCGAGCACGGCGTCGGACAGGAGATCCGCGACAAGGTGCGCGCCGAGGGCTATCAGATGCTCGAGTTCTCGAACGCGCGAGCGCTGGCCCGCGAACAGGCGATCGTCGACGCCGAGGCGCAGGCGCTCGATGTGCTGCTCGACGAACCGGATCCCCTCGGCCGCGGCTCGATATCCGAGGCGGGGGACGCAGGAGCGGATGCTGCGCCGACGACGGTGCGGATGCCGGATGCGACGCGCATCGCCGACGATGAAGACGGCTCAGAGGGCGAGGTGAGGACTCTGCAGATGCTCGCGACCTCGGTCGACGTCGACGTCATGCAGCGCTCACCGCTGCTGCGCCACGAGGAGCACACACGTCTCAAGCTCGCCCTCCTCGACCGCAAGCGCGAGGTGCTCCTCGGGCTCCGCAGAGAGGGAACAGTCGACGATCTCGTCGTGCGCCGGATCTCGGCGCGGCTCGACCTCGAGCAGGTCCGGCTGCAGGGCATCGAGGAGTACGACTGA
- a CDS encoding ABC-F family ATP-binding cassette domain-containing protein, which produces MAHLLGAEALHLEYPTRVVFDSVTLGIEEGDRIGIVGRNGDGKSSLLGMLAGTKEPNSGRVTVRGGTTIGVLDQADTLSDDLTISAAVVGDTPEYEWAGDPRIRDVIEGLLKDLPWDAEIGSLSGGQRRRVSLAKLLTGDWDVIALDEPTNHLDVEAITWLAGHLKKRWSANSGALMVVTHDRWFLDEICTETWEVHDRIVEPFEGGYAAYILQRVERDRMAAATEAKRQNLAKKELAWLRRGAPARTAKPKFRIDAANELIADVPEIRDKISLQSLAVSRLGKDVVDLLDVGVTYPTADGGTREVLRDVEWRIAPGERTGILGVNGAGKSTLLGLISGTVEPTVGRVKRGTTVKVKTLTQRLDELEDVRREPVRVVISRLRTSYTMGAGSKAQELTPGQLLERLGFDSAQLSTPVKDLSGGQQRRLQLLLVLLDQPNVLILDEPTNDLDTDMLAAIEDLLDSWSGTLLVVSHDRYFLERVTDQQFAILDGHLRHLPGGVDEYLRLRQLQTSAPGKSQTAVNTEKKAPSLDGAALRAAQKEVASLERRIQKLTQQVDKAKTALADHDQSDFAGLGDKMKAISDQQAEIEELELRWFELTEELD; this is translated from the coding sequence ATGGCACATCTTCTCGGGGCAGAAGCCCTTCACCTCGAATATCCGACGAGGGTCGTCTTCGACTCCGTGACCCTCGGCATCGAAGAGGGCGACCGCATCGGCATCGTCGGCCGCAACGGCGACGGCAAGTCGAGCCTCCTGGGCATGCTGGCCGGAACCAAGGAGCCGAATTCGGGCCGCGTCACCGTGCGCGGCGGCACGACCATCGGCGTCCTCGACCAGGCCGACACCCTCAGCGACGACCTGACCATCAGCGCTGCGGTGGTCGGTGACACCCCGGAGTACGAGTGGGCCGGCGATCCGCGCATCCGCGATGTGATCGAGGGTCTGCTGAAGGATCTGCCCTGGGACGCCGAGATCGGCTCCCTCAGCGGTGGCCAGCGTCGTCGTGTCTCGCTCGCCAAGCTGCTCACCGGCGACTGGGACGTCATCGCCCTCGATGAGCCCACCAACCACCTCGACGTCGAAGCCATCACGTGGCTTGCCGGGCACCTCAAGAAGCGCTGGAGTGCGAACTCGGGCGCCCTCATGGTCGTGACTCACGACCGGTGGTTCCTCGACGAGATCTGCACCGAGACCTGGGAGGTGCACGACCGCATCGTCGAGCCCTTCGAGGGCGGCTATGCGGCCTACATCCTGCAGCGCGTGGAGCGCGACCGGATGGCGGCCGCGACCGAGGCCAAGCGACAGAACCTCGCCAAGAAGGAGCTCGCCTGGCTGCGCCGAGGCGCACCGGCCCGAACCGCGAAGCCGAAGTTCCGTATCGACGCGGCCAACGAGCTCATCGCCGACGTGCCCGAGATCCGCGACAAGATCTCGCTGCAGTCGCTCGCCGTCTCACGCCTCGGCAAGGACGTCGTGGACCTGCTCGACGTCGGAGTGACCTACCCGACCGCCGACGGTGGCACGCGCGAGGTGCTCCGCGACGTCGAATGGCGCATCGCACCGGGGGAGCGCACCGGAATCCTCGGCGTCAACGGTGCGGGCAAGTCGACGCTACTCGGGCTCATCTCGGGCACGGTCGAGCCCACCGTCGGCCGCGTGAAGCGCGGCACGACCGTCAAGGTCAAGACCCTCACCCAGCGCCTCGACGAGCTGGAGGACGTGCGGCGCGAGCCGGTGCGCGTCGTGATCTCGCGTCTGCGCACGTCCTACACGATGGGCGCGGGATCCAAGGCGCAGGAACTCACCCCCGGGCAGCTGCTCGAGCGGCTCGGCTTCGACTCGGCGCAGCTCTCGACTCCGGTGAAAGACCTCTCGGGCGGTCAACAGCGTCGCCTCCAGCTGCTGCTCGTGCTCCTCGACCAGCCCAACGTGCTCATCCTCGACGAGCCGACCAACGATCTCGACACCGACATGCTCGCGGCGATCGAGGACCTGCTCGATTCGTGGTCGGGAACCCTGCTGGTCGTCAGCCACGACCGGTACTTCCTCGAGCGCGTGACGGATCAGCAGTTCGCGATCCTGGACGGTCACCTGCGGCACCTTCCCGGAGGGGTCGACGAGTATCTGCGCTTGCGTCAGCTGCAGACGTCGGCCCCCGGCAAGTCCCAGACCGCCGTCAACACCGAGAAGAAGGCCCCCAGCCTCGACGGTGCCGCCCTGCGCGCAGCGCAGAAGGAGGTCGCCTCGCTCGAGCGTCGCATCCAGAAGCTCACGCAGCAGGTCGACAAGGCGAAGACCGCTCTGGCGGATCACGATCAGTCGGACTTCGCAGGCCTCGGCGACAAGATGAAGGCGATCAGCGATCAGCAGGCGGAGATCGAGGAGCTCGAACTCCGCTGGTTCGAGCTGACGGAAGAGCTCGACTGA
- a CDS encoding DUF222 domain-containing protein, producing MTALLDATDSQMATLADLVSSLQIAEATVSSMMAARDGLLAIAGRLAIDIAKQGDHPDRGDHSIRTIAAEIATVQHVSDRTIERRMAAAGMMIDLFPTVWEAQGQGRISAAHSRVIVDAGSHIESPSARQAYATIMLPLAEVESPNRLRALARRVAERFAPTTVTERHRKARAQRRVWVTDGEDGMAGLHVHAPAALIHGMFDRLSQMAHALRDENLRARREAKREGREFEADDRTVDEIRADLLTDLVLSGTPTGHDTEDGLLAQIMARIEVTVPVTTLMADDASPASGDQIPTGDGSATPPAELDGVIPIDTDTARKLAGTATGWDRVMTHPISGRVLAVDRYRPGKHLRRHLRARDQRCRFPGCGIAARKCDLDHNHAASAGGATCETNLAAFCRRHHVLKHHSPWHVGQKPGGVMEWTSPTGRTYIDTPPAPNTVTFTVADDAARAPF from the coding sequence ATGACAGCGCTGCTCGACGCGACGGACTCCCAGATGGCGACACTCGCCGATCTGGTGTCGTCGCTGCAGATCGCGGAGGCGACGGTGAGCAGCATGATGGCGGCTCGCGACGGCCTTCTCGCGATCGCCGGGCGACTGGCGATCGACATCGCGAAACAGGGCGACCATCCTGATCGCGGCGACCACTCGATCCGCACGATCGCCGCCGAGATCGCGACCGTGCAGCACGTCAGCGATCGCACCATCGAGCGACGGATGGCAGCTGCGGGAATGATGATCGACCTCTTCCCCACCGTGTGGGAGGCGCAGGGCCAGGGGCGCATCAGCGCCGCGCATTCCCGGGTCATCGTCGATGCCGGGTCGCACATCGAGTCGCCGAGCGCCCGCCAGGCGTACGCGACGATCATGCTCCCTCTCGCCGAGGTCGAGTCGCCCAATCGGCTGCGGGCGCTGGCGCGTCGAGTGGCCGAGCGATTCGCGCCCACGACCGTGACGGAGCGACACCGCAAGGCGCGCGCTCAGCGGCGCGTCTGGGTGACTGACGGCGAAGACGGGATGGCCGGGTTGCACGTGCACGCGCCCGCGGCGCTGATCCACGGCATGTTCGACCGCCTCTCGCAGATGGCGCATGCGCTGCGCGACGAGAACCTCCGCGCGAGGCGGGAGGCTAAGCGAGAAGGACGAGAGTTCGAGGCCGACGACCGAACGGTCGATGAGATCCGCGCCGATCTGCTCACCGATCTGGTGCTCAGCGGCACTCCGACCGGGCATGACACCGAAGACGGGCTGCTCGCACAGATCATGGCTCGCATCGAGGTCACGGTTCCGGTGACGACCCTGATGGCCGATGATGCGAGCCCGGCGTCGGGCGACCAGATCCCGACCGGTGACGGCTCCGCGACTCCGCCAGCCGAACTCGATGGCGTGATCCCCATCGATACCGACACCGCGCGGAAGCTCGCAGGCACGGCCACGGGGTGGGATCGAGTGATGACTCATCCGATCAGCGGGCGGGTACTCGCAGTCGACCGATACAGGCCCGGCAAGCACCTACGACGACATCTTCGAGCGAGAGACCAACGTTGTCGATTCCCCGGGTGCGGGATCGCGGCGCGGAAATGCGACCTCGACCACAATCACGCAGCATCGGCGGGTGGCGCGACCTGCGAGACGAACCTCGCCGCGTTCTGTCGGCGACATCACGTCCTGAAACACCACTCCCCCTGGCACGTGGGACAGAAGCCGGGCGGGGTCATGGAGTGGACGAGCCCCACCGGTCGCACCTACATCGACACTCCTCCTGCACCGAACACGGTCACCTTCACCGTGGCCGACGATGCAGCCCGCGCGCCGTTCTGA
- a CDS encoding sugar-binding protein: MKKIIVTATALVATAAFALTGCSAERGGDAGSGSGDEAAAGFAADSSIGVALPDKTSENWVLAGQLFTDGLEKAGFKADVQYAPASNTVAEQQNQIQAMVTNGAKVIIIGAKDGKQLATQVQAAKDAGAYVIAYDRLIENTEAVDYYVAFDNFKVGQLQGQALLDGLAERAGHEAPYNIELFSGSPDDANSKVFFDGAMDVLQPEIDNGNLVVVSGQTEIAQTATEGWLAENAQNRMDTLLTGSYSGNTVLDGVLSPNDTLARAIITSVQQAGKPVPVVTGQDSEVESVKSIMEGIQYSTINKDTALLVEQSIKMVGQLQKGEDVDVNDEESYDNGAKVVPAYLLDPIIVTKENAAEAYANVPSLLEIVKSYQ; this comes from the coding sequence ATGAAGAAGATCATCGTCACAGCGACAGCGCTCGTCGCGACGGCTGCCTTCGCCCTCACCGGCTGCTCGGCAGAGCGCGGTGGAGACGCCGGCTCGGGCTCCGGCGACGAGGCCGCAGCGGGCTTCGCCGCTGACTCCTCGATCGGCGTCGCGCTTCCCGACAAGACCAGTGAGAACTGGGTCCTCGCCGGTCAGCTGTTCACGGACGGACTGGAGAAGGCCGGCTTCAAGGCCGACGTCCAGTACGCTCCCGCGAGCAACACCGTCGCCGAGCAGCAGAACCAGATCCAGGCCATGGTCACCAACGGTGCCAAGGTCATCATCATCGGCGCCAAGGACGGCAAGCAGCTCGCCACGCAGGTGCAGGCGGCCAAGGACGCCGGCGCGTACGTGATCGCGTACGACCGTCTCATCGAGAACACCGAGGCTGTCGACTACTACGTCGCGTTCGACAACTTCAAGGTCGGCCAGCTGCAGGGCCAGGCTCTGCTCGACGGCCTCGCCGAGCGTGCGGGTCACGAGGCTCCGTACAACATCGAGCTCTTCTCGGGTTCGCCTGATGACGCCAACTCGAAGGTCTTCTTCGATGGCGCCATGGACGTCCTGCAGCCGGAGATCGACAACGGCAACCTGGTCGTCGTCTCGGGTCAGACCGAGATCGCGCAGACCGCGACCGAGGGCTGGCTCGCGGAGAACGCGCAGAACCGCATGGACACGCTGCTCACCGGTTCGTACAGCGGTAACACGGTCCTCGACGGTGTGCTTTCCCCGAACGACACCCTTGCTCGCGCCATCATCACCTCGGTGCAGCAGGCCGGCAAGCCGGTTCCGGTCGTCACGGGTCAGGACTCCGAGGTCGAGTCGGTGAAGTCGATCATGGAGGGCATCCAGTACTCCACGATCAACAAGGACACCGCGCTGCTCGTCGAGCAGTCGATCAAGATGGTCGGCCAGCTGCAGAAGGGCGAGGACGTCGACGTCAACGACGAGGAGTCGTACGACAACGGCGCCAAGGTCGTTCCGGCATACCTGCTCGACCCGATCATCGTCACCAAGGAGAACGCGGCCGAGGCATACGCCAACGTGCCGAGCCTCCTCGAGATCGTGAAGTCGTACCAGTAA
- the mmsB gene encoding multiple monosaccharide ABC transporter permease gives MTTDLTTTKRGFHFSDIRKMFGSNGTSSLRQFGILGSLIVIILFFEVMTLLKNPAGATLTPGNLINVINQYSFILILAIGMVMVIIMGHIDLSVGSVAAFTGIIVAKSMTDWNLPWPLAILLGLGVGALVGAWQGFWVAYVGVPAFIVTLAGMLFFRGAQQFIGDAQTIPVPKGFQYIGTGYLPEVGLPLPFNVPTMILALLGVAWLVFWEIRTRRIQHKMGSDSAPVWVSAVKVVLLSVVVLAAGWMFATGRPGTSFPVPGIILLALVVIYSFVTRNTVFGRHIYAVGGNRQAARLSGVKDRWVDFFVMMNMSMMAALAGMIFVARSQASGPNDGTGWELDAIASVFIGGAAVAGGIGTVIGSIIGGLVMAFLNNGLALLGQGADVVSMIKGLVLLLAVGIDVWNKQQGRPSLIGFMMRRSNRKDDPEATPTFEPNRTYQAPPVDKTRAE, from the coding sequence ATGACCACCGACCTCACGACAACGAAGCGTGGCTTCCACTTCAGCGACATCCGCAAGATGTTCGGAAGCAACGGCACTTCGTCGCTGCGCCAGTTCGGCATCCTGGGCAGCCTCATCGTCATCATCCTGTTCTTCGAGGTCATGACGCTGCTGAAGAACCCGGCCGGCGCGACGCTGACCCCGGGCAACCTGATCAACGTCATCAACCAGTACTCGTTCATCCTGATCCTGGCGATCGGCATGGTGATGGTCATCATCATGGGCCACATCGACCTGTCGGTCGGATCCGTCGCGGCCTTCACCGGCATCATCGTGGCGAAGTCGATGACCGACTGGAACCTCCCCTGGCCGCTGGCGATCCTGCTCGGCCTGGGCGTGGGAGCTCTGGTCGGTGCCTGGCAGGGATTCTGGGTCGCCTACGTCGGCGTGCCGGCGTTCATCGTGACGCTCGCCGGAATGCTCTTCTTCCGCGGCGCCCAGCAGTTCATCGGTGACGCGCAGACGATCCCGGTGCCCAAGGGCTTCCAGTACATCGGAACCGGATACCTTCCCGAGGTCGGCCTGCCGCTGCCGTTCAACGTGCCGACGATGATCCTCGCGCTGCTCGGTGTCGCCTGGCTCGTCTTCTGGGAGATCCGGACCCGCCGCATCCAGCACAAGATGGGTTCCGACAGTGCGCCAGTGTGGGTGAGCGCGGTCAAGGTCGTGCTGCTCTCGGTCGTCGTCCTCGCCGCGGGCTGGATGTTCGCCACCGGTCGCCCCGGCACGAGCTTCCCGGTGCCGGGCATCATCCTGCTCGCGCTCGTGGTCATCTACTCGTTCGTCACCCGCAACACGGTCTTTGGCCGTCACATCTACGCCGTGGGTGGCAACCGTCAGGCCGCACGCCTCTCGGGTGTGAAGGACCGCTGGGTCGACTTCTTCGTCATGATGAACATGTCGATGATGGCCGCTCTCGCCGGAATGATCTTCGTCGCCCGTTCGCAGGCATCCGGCCCGAACGACGGCACCGGCTGGGAGCTGGACGCGATCGCCTCCGTCTTCATCGGTGGCGCTGCCGTCGCCGGTGGTATCGGAACGGTCATCGGGTCGATCATCGGTGGTCTCGTCATGGCCTTCCTCAACAACGGTCTGGCCCTTCTCGGTCAGGGCGCCGACGTCGTCTCGATGATCAAGGGCCTCGTGCTGCTGCTCGCGGTCGGCATCGACGTCTGGAACAAGCAGCAGGGTCGCCCGTCGCTGATCGGCTTCATGATGCGTCGTTCGAATCGCAAGGACGACCCGGAGGCAACGCCGACCTTCGAACCCAACAGGACTTACCAAGCCCCGCCCGTCGACAAGACGAGGGCCGAGTAA